Proteins co-encoded in one Streptococcus ruminicola genomic window:
- a CDS encoding ABC transporter ATP-binding protein translates to MAYIEMKHSYKRYQAGETEIVANNDINFAIEKGELVIILGASGAGKSTVLNILGGMDTNDEGQVLIDGVDIAKYNAKELTTYRRNDVGFVFQFYNLVPNLTAKENVELASEIVSDARDAEQTLIDVGLGKRLNNFPAQLSGGEQQRVSIARAVAKNPKLLLCDEPTGALDYQTGKQVLKILQDMSRHKGSTVIIVTHNSALAPIADRVIHMHDATVSSIEVNEHPQDIETLEY, encoded by the coding sequence ATGGCTTATATTGAAATGAAGCATTCTTATAAACGTTATCAAGCAGGTGAAACTGAAATTGTGGCTAATAATGATATTAATTTTGCCATTGAAAAAGGGGAATTGGTCATTATTTTAGGGGCATCGGGAGCTGGAAAATCAACTGTCTTAAATATTCTCGGTGGTATGGACACGAACGATGAAGGGCAAGTTTTGATTGACGGTGTTGATATTGCTAAATACAATGCAAAAGAATTAACAACTTATCGTCGTAACGACGTTGGTTTTGTCTTTCAATTTTACAATTTGGTACCTAATTTGACCGCCAAAGAAAATGTGGAGTTAGCATCAGAAATTGTCAGCGATGCAAGAGATGCTGAGCAGACTTTGATTGATGTGGGGCTTGGAAAACGTCTTAATAACTTCCCAGCACAGCTATCTGGTGGTGAACAGCAGCGTGTGTCAATTGCGCGTGCGGTAGCCAAAAATCCCAAATTATTGCTTTGCGATGAGCCGACTGGTGCCCTTGATTATCAAACCGGAAAACAAGTTCTAAAAATTTTGCAAGATATGTCACGTCATAAAGGTTCAACCGTGATTATTGTTACACACAACTCAGCTCTTGCTCCAATTGCTGACCGAGTGATTCATATGCATGATGCCACGGTAAGTAGTATCGAAGTGAACGAGCATCCTCAAGATATCGAAACACTAGAATATTGA
- a CDS encoding TetR/AcrR family transcriptional regulator: protein MAKRQTETKNYLKQALAKLLLEKRFEEISVSDLTKTAGINRGTFYLHYVDKCDMMDQLKNETLDELLAILNDDSLFSDSRTVIIQCLDYIRKNFEFIYAISKSSSSDFSKTIKDFIYSFLLTIPDFKDILVSYYEIPYQYALEVYLSSIESIISLWVSNGGIESSEEVTDIILKVASLDKMV from the coding sequence ATGGCAAAGAGACAAACAGAAACCAAGAACTATCTTAAACAAGCTTTAGCTAAACTCTTGTTGGAAAAACGATTTGAGGAGATTAGTGTCTCAGATTTAACCAAAACTGCTGGCATTAATCGCGGAACATTCTACCTTCATTATGTTGATAAATGTGACATGATGGACCAACTAAAAAATGAAACACTTGATGAGTTATTAGCTATTCTAAATGACGACTCTCTTTTTTCTGATAGTCGGACTGTTATCATCCAGTGTCTGGACTACATCCGCAAGAATTTTGAGTTTATTTATGCTATTTCAAAATCATCTTCTTCTGATTTCTCTAAAACCATCAAGGATTTTATTTACAGTTTTCTTTTGACTATCCCTGATTTCAAAGATATTCTCGTGAGCTATTATGAAATTCCTTATCAATATGCGCTTGAAGTTTATTTATCTTCTATTGAGAGTATTATCTCTCTTTGGGTAAGTAATGGTGGAATTGAAAGTTCTGAAGAAGT